In Aegilops tauschii subsp. strangulata cultivar AL8/78 chromosome 3, Aet v6.0, whole genome shotgun sequence, one genomic interval encodes:
- the LOC109772784 gene encoding mitochondrial import inner membrane translocase subunit TIM14-3, translating to MATPLIAGLAVAATALAGRYGIQAWQAYKARPIVPRMRKFYEGGFQATMTRREAGLILGIRENVRPDKVKEAHKRVMVANHPDAGGSHYLASKINEAKDVLLGKTKGGGSAF from the exons ATG GCCACACCACTCATAGCTGGACTTGCTGTGGCAGCCACTGCTCTTGCGGGTAGATATGGCATCCAGGCTTGGCAAGCTTACAAGGCAAGGCCCATAGTTCCAAGGATGCGTAAATTCTATGAAGGTGGCTTTCAAGCTACAATGACCCGACGGGAAGCTGGTCTAATCTTGGGTATCAG GGAAAACGTCCGTCCTGATAAGGTGAAAGAGGCACACAAGAGGGTCATGGTTGCCAATCACCCGGATGCAGGAGGAAGCCATTACCTTGCGTCGAAGATCAACGAGGCAAAAGATGTTTTGCTGGGGAAAACTAAAGGAGGTGGTTCAGCCTTTTGA
- the LOC109772795 gene encoding cell number regulator 8, whose protein sequence is MAAADEHHEEASPLLPPPADEKLPPAQDPVKGCADGVPVVMGEPVAAPDGAAPRESWDSGILSCLGRNDEFCSSDLEVCLLGSVAPCVLYGSNVERLAAAPGTFANSCLPYTGLYMLGNSLFGWNCLAPWFSHPTRTAIRRRYNLEGSFEAFTRQCGCCGGLAEDEERREHLEVACDLATHYFCHPCALCQEGRELRRRVPHPGFYGRSVVVMMPPTEQTMGRAM, encoded by the exons atggccgccgccgacGAGCACCACGAGGAGGCCAGTCCCCTCCTGCCTCCGCCCGCCGACGAGAAGCTCCCCCCGGCGCAGGATCCCGTCAAGGGCTGTGCCGATGGTGTCCCCGTCGTCATGGGTGAGCCGGTCGCCGCCCCCGACGGCGCCGCGCCGCGTGAAAGCTGGGACTCCGGGATCCTCTCCTGCCTCGGCCGCAACGACGAATTCTGCAGCAGCGACCTCGAAGTCT GTCTTCTTGGAAGTGTAGCGCCATGTGTTCTGTATGGTAGCAATGTTGAGAGGCTTGCAGCAGCACCAGGAACTTTTGCAAACAGCTGCTTGCCTTACACTGGTCTCTATATGCTCGGGAACTCTCTCTTTGGGTGGAATTGCCTAGCCCCATGGTTCTCTCATCCCACTCGTACAGCCATTCGTCGAAGATACAATCTTGAG GGTAGCTTTGAGGCTTTCACTAGGCAATGTGGGTGCTGCGGTGGCCTTGCTGAGGACGAGGAGAGGCGTGAGCACCTGGAGGTCGCCTGCGACCTTGCTACCCACTACTTCTGCCACCCTTGCGCCCTCTGCCAGGAGGGGCGCGAGCTGCGCCGCAGGGTTCCCCACCCTGGCTTCTACGGGCGCTCCGTCGTCGTCATGATGCCACCCACGGAGCAGACTATGGGGCGCGCCATGTGA